Proteins co-encoded in one Brassica oleracea var. oleracea cultivar TO1000 chromosome C4, BOL, whole genome shotgun sequence genomic window:
- the LOC106339229 gene encoding glutathione S-transferase T3-like: MANNSQIFTRFLLSQNTVDLDSPEPFWFGSQGPDESGSEVPVASPVLSGTDVSAKSGVNSNPSERRKWTPTEDKIFIGAWLNTSKDPVVSNEQKAGAFWFRIVEYYNSSPLLAGTIRRELMSCKQRWARINGDVAKFAGSYDAALREQRSGQNDDDVMKTALDIFFKTVGYKFTMDHCWRELRHDQKWCSSYPVKEKRKQAVEVDTEEEQFVDPEVRPPWVKAAKAGKKKKSDREEELSQLQGVDACGKESRVL, translated from the exons ATGGCTAATAACTCACAAATTTTTACTAGATTTCTCCTTAGTCAAAATACAGTTGACCTTGATTCACCAGAACCTTTTTGGTTCGGTAGTCAAGGTCCTGATGAGTCTGGTAGCGAGGTTCCTGTTGCGTCTCCTGTGCTGTCTGGTACCGACGTTAGTGCTAAGTCTGGTGTGAATTCTAATCCCTCTGAGAGGAGGAAGTGGACTCCCACAGAGGATAAAATCTTTATTGGTGCTTGGCTAAACACCAGTAAGGACCCTGTGGTGAGCAACGAGCAGAAAGCCGGTGCTTTCTGGTTCCGTATAGTAGAGTACTACAACTCCAGTCCCCTCCTCGCTGGGACAATACGGAGAGAACTAATGTCTTGCAAGCAGAGGTGGGCAAGGATAAACGGCGACGTTGCCAAGTTTGCTGGCTCCTATGATGCGGCTCTGAGGGAGCAGAGAAGTGGGCAAAACGATGATGATGTGATGAAAACGGCGTTAGACATTTTTTTCAAAACGGTCGGCTACAAGTTCACCATGGATCACTGCTGGAGGGAGCTGAGGCACGACCAGAAATGGTGCTCCTCTTATCCGGTAAAGGAGAAGCGCAAACAAGCTGTGGAGGTGGATACAGAAGAAGAGCAATTTGTCGATCCAGAGGTTAGACCACCCTGGGTAAAGGCTGCGAAAGCTGGTAAGAAGAAGAAGAGTGACAGGGAGGAGGAGTTGTCGCAGCTACAGGGG GTTGACGCATGTGGGAAGGAGTCACGGGTGTTGTAG